From a single Rutidosis leptorrhynchoides isolate AG116_Rl617_1_P2 chromosome 5, CSIRO_AGI_Rlap_v1, whole genome shotgun sequence genomic region:
- the LOC139846503 gene encoding oligopeptide transporter 7: protein MMDHDEIHTPLIQSSDPSLPSSSEVTRVNDEEQENSPIKQVALTVPTTDDESLPVLTFRMWVLGTLSCVLLSFLNQFFWYRTEPLSITAISAQIAVVPLGQLMAAKITDRVFFKGSSWEFSMNPGPFNVKEHVLITIFANSGAGTVYAIHVVTGVKIFYKQHMTFFVSLIVVLTTQVLGFGWAGIFRRYLVEPAEMWWPSNLVQVSLFRALHEQEKRPKGGLTRTQFFIIAFVCSFAYYIFPGYLFQMLTSLSWVCWIFPSSIMAQQIGSGLHGLGIGAIGLDWSSISAYLGSPLASPWFATANVAAGFFLVMYIITPLSYWFNVYNAKNFPFFSDGLFTASGEEYNITKIIDSNFHFDKAAYEEEGPLYLSTFFAMTYGVGFAALSSMVVHVFLFHGSEIWEQSKSSFKERKMDIHTKLMSKYKQVPEWWFWCILVINISLTIFACEYYNEQLQLPWWGVILACAIAIFFTLPIGILTAITNQAPGLNIITEYIIGYIYPGYPVANMCFKVYGYISMTQAVTFLQDFKLGHYMKIPPRAMFMAQIVGTLIAALVYLCTAWWLMETIPNICDSSSDVWTCPGDHVFYDASVIWGLIGPRKIFGDQGTYTMVNWAFLLGAIAPVLVWFAHKAFPTHHWITLINMPVLIGATGSMPPATAVNYTAWITVGFLSGFVVFRYRPDLWQRHNYVLSGALDAGLAFMGVLLYLCLGLEEIGLDWFGNDLDGCPYASCPTAPGVFKEGCPALTF from the exons ATGATGGATCATGATGAGATCCACACACCACTCATACAATCTTCAGATCCTTCTCTTCCATCATCTTCGGAGGTGACACGTGTCAACGATGAAGAACAAGAGAATTCACCCATCAAACAAGTGGCGTTGACTGTACCAACAACCGACGATGAATCACTTCCTGTTCTCACTTTTCGAATGTGGGTTCTTGGAACATTATCATGTGTTTTATTGTCTTTTTTGAATCAATTTTTTTGGTACCGAACTGAACCATTAAGCATCACGGCTATATCTGCTCAGATCGCTGTGGTACCACTTGGTCAACTCATGGCTGCTAAGATAACTGACCGTGTGTTTTTTAAAGGCTCAAGTTGGGAGTTCAGCATGAACCCGGGTCCGTTTAATGTTAAGGAACATGTTTTAATTACCATATTTGCGAATTCGGGTGCGGGTACGGTTTATGCGATTCATGTCGTGACTGGTGTCAAAATTTTTTATAAACAACATATGACGTTTTTTGTGTCCCTGATTGTTGTTCTCACCACTCAG gtGCTGGGTTTTGGATGGGCTGGAATATTCAGAAGGTATCTGGTGGAGCCAGCTGAGATGTGGTGGCCATCTAATCTCGTTCAAGTTTCGTTGTTCAG GGCTTTGCATGAACAAGAAAAACGACCCAAAGGGGGATTGACACGTACCCAATTTTTTATAATAGCATTTGTTTGTAGCTTTGCTTACTACATTTTCCCGGGCTATCTTTTCCAAATGTTAACTTCACTTTCATGGGTCTGTTGGATCTTCCCATCATCAATTATGGCCCAACAAATAGGTTCCGGGCTTCATGGGCTTGGAATAGGTGCTATTGGGCTTGACTGGTCCAGTATTTCTGCATACTTAGGAAGCCCATTAGCGAGCCCATGGTTTGCAACTGCCAATGTTGCTGCTGGTTTCTTTTTAGTTATGTATATCATCACTCCCCTTTCATATTGGTTCAATGTCTACAATGCCAAAAACTTCCCTTTCTTTTCTGATGGTCTTTTTACTGCATCCGGTGAAGAGTACAATATTACAAAGATCATCGATTCTAATTTTCACTTTGATAAAGCTGCTTATGAAGAAGAAGGGCCTCTTTATCTTAGTACTTTTTTCGCAATGACTTATGGTGTCGGTTTTGCTGCTCTCTCATCAATGGTTGTTCATGTCTTCCTCTTCCACGGAAG TGAGATTTGGGAGCAAAGCAAATCGAGTTTCAAAGAGAGGAAAATGGACATACATACTAAACTAATGAGCAAGTACAAACAAGTGCCCGAATGGTGGTTTTGGTGTATACTTGTGATAAACATATCTTTAACAATATTCGCTTGCGAGTATTACAACGAACAGCTCCAATTGCCATGGTGGGGCGTGATTTTAGCTTGTGCCATTGCCATTTTCTTTACTCTTCCCATTGGTATTCTTACCGCCATCACTAACCAG GCTCCGGGATTAAACATTATTACAGAGTACATCATCGGGTACATATACCCTGGATACCCGGTCGCCAACATGTGCTTTAAGGTGTACGGTTACATCAGCATGACTCAAGCTGTTACGTTCCTTCAAGACTTTAAACTCGGCCACTACATGAAAATCCCACCTCGAGCCATGTTCATGGCACAAATTGTTGGAACCCTCATTGCAGCTTTAGTATACTTATGCACCGCATGGTGGCTAATGGAAACAATCCCAAACATTTGTGACTCATCATCCGACGTATGGACATGTCCCGGTGACCACGTGTTCTATGATGCGTCTGTTATCTGGGGTTTGATCGGGCCCCGCAAGATCTTTGGTGACCAAGGAACTTACACAATGGTCAACTGGGCTTTTCTTCTCGGAGCAATAGCTCCGGTGCTGGTTTGGTTCGCCCATAAGGCGTTCCCAACCCATCACTGGATCACATTAATAAATATGCCCGTGTTGATTGGTGCCACGGGGAGTATGCCCCCGGCAACGGCTGTGAACTATACGGCTTGGATTACGGTTGGGTTCTTGTCAGGGTTTGTAGTGTTTCGATATAGGCCCGATTTATGGCAACGACATAATTATGTGTTGTCGGGTGCATTGGATGCTGGTTTGGCGTTTATGGGTGTGTTGTTGTATCTTTGTTTGGGTTTGGAGGAAATTGGGTTAGATTGGTTTGGGAATGATCTTGATGGGTGTCCTTATGCTTCTTGTCCTACTGCACCTGGTGTGTTTAAGGAGGGTTGTCCTGCTTTGACATTTTGA